One window from the genome of Pedococcus badiiscoriae encodes:
- a CDS encoding O-methyltransferase translates to MRSFLVTDAIRDYAAAHSSWRPDPVVRRLQERTAALGSPAGMQIGDDQGQLLTMLTRLVGARSAVEVGTFTGYSSLCIARGLSDGGTLVCCDISEEWTSIGAQAWHEAGVADRIDLRIAPALDTLRALPTEPMIDLVFIDADKGGYVDYWNELVPRVRPGGLLLADNVLWSGEVVDDEKSGENLDALRAFNDVVAADERVEVVVLTAFDGLTIARRR, encoded by the coding sequence GTGCGCTCCTTCCTCGTGACCGACGCCATCCGCGACTACGCCGCCGCCCACAGCTCGTGGCGGCCCGACCCCGTGGTGCGCCGGCTGCAGGAACGCACCGCCGCGCTCGGCAGCCCCGCAGGCATGCAGATCGGCGACGACCAGGGCCAGCTGCTGACGATGCTCACCCGCCTCGTCGGCGCCCGGTCGGCCGTCGAGGTCGGCACGTTCACGGGCTACTCGAGCCTCTGCATCGCGCGGGGACTCAGCGACGGCGGCACCCTGGTCTGCTGCGACATCAGCGAGGAGTGGACGTCGATCGGCGCCCAGGCGTGGCACGAGGCCGGGGTGGCGGATCGCATCGACCTGCGGATCGCGCCGGCGCTCGACACGCTGCGGGCCCTGCCCACCGAGCCCATGATCGACCTGGTCTTCATCGACGCCGACAAGGGCGGCTACGTGGACTACTGGAACGAGCTGGTGCCCCGGGTCAGGCCGGGCGGGCTGTTGCTGGCGGACAACGTGCTGTGGAGCGGTGAGGTCGTCGACGACGAGAAGTCTGGCGAGAACCTCGACGCCCTGCGGGCGTTCAACGACGTGGTCGCCGCGGACGAGCGCGTCGAGGTCGTCGTGCTCACCGCCTTCGACGGACTCACGATCGCGCGTCGCCGCTGA
- a CDS encoding TetR/AcrR family transcriptional regulator, producing MTGKQRREQLLLVGRKLFADKGFEGTTVEEIAAKASVSKPVVYEHFGGKEGLYAVVVDREIAALLGGITGALSAELNSRETLERAAGALLDYIESNTDGFRILVRDSPAGQSTGSFASLISDVASQVEHILAAEFKRRRLDPKTAPLYAQMLVGMVALTGQWWLDSRKMKKADVAAHLVNLAWNGLAGLEKKPSLLTAD from the coding sequence ATGACCGGCAAGCAGCGCCGCGAACAGCTCCTCCTCGTCGGTCGGAAGCTGTTCGCGGACAAGGGATTCGAGGGCACGACGGTCGAGGAGATCGCCGCCAAGGCCAGCGTCTCCAAACCTGTGGTCTACGAGCACTTCGGGGGCAAGGAGGGTCTCTACGCCGTCGTCGTCGACCGAGAGATCGCGGCGCTCCTCGGGGGCATCACAGGCGCCCTCAGCGCGGAGCTCAACAGTCGGGAGACGCTCGAGCGGGCCGCGGGCGCGCTGCTGGACTACATCGAGAGCAACACCGACGGCTTCCGGATCCTGGTGCGCGACAGTCCGGCCGGACAGTCGACCGGATCCTTCGCCAGCCTCATCTCGGACGTCGCGAGCCAGGTCGAGCACATCCTCGCCGCGGAGTTCAAGCGCCGCCGGCTCGACCCGAAGACTGCTCCGCTGTATGCCCAGATGCTCGTCGGCATGGTCGCCCTGACGGGCCAGTGGTGGCTGGACTCTCGCAAGATGAAGAAGGCCGACGTGGCTGCCCACCTGGTCAACCTGGCCTGGAACGGGCTCGCGGGCCTCGAGAAGAAGCCTTCACTGCTCACTGCTGACTGA
- a CDS encoding N-acetylmuramoyl-L-alanine amidase has protein sequence MKGSAPYAGGVRRLAMATAAMVVLLGAGVALETALVGQAERGAETAPALTTPTSGTPTGGAPAGEPTATVTTGLDPAVAPRIVVDHLEFGAARKAETAAYAKRHYGTATWRLTPTLIVLHYTESDTYASARSLFESDVPNRGELPGACSHYVIDKDGTIHELVPPTVMCRHTVGLNHLAIGIEFVQSSSGHDPRWAVQQVLRRRAQVAAGVALVEALQRRFSISDESVIGHAMANDAKGFRDLEGWRNDHLDWQRPEVVQFRSMLTMSP, from the coding sequence GTGAAGGGCAGTGCCCCGTATGCCGGCGGAGTGCGGCGGTTGGCCATGGCGACTGCCGCCATGGTCGTGCTGCTGGGGGCGGGAGTCGCCCTCGAGACCGCCCTCGTGGGGCAGGCCGAGCGAGGGGCCGAGACGGCGCCCGCCCTGACGACTCCGACGTCAGGAACGCCCACGGGAGGGGCGCCAGCGGGCGAGCCCACGGCGACGGTCACCACGGGGCTGGACCCGGCGGTCGCTCCGCGCATCGTCGTCGACCACCTGGAGTTCGGCGCCGCGCGCAAGGCGGAGACCGCGGCATACGCCAAGCGCCACTATGGGACTGCCACCTGGCGCCTCACCCCGACCCTCATCGTCCTGCACTACACGGAGAGCGACACGTACGCCTCGGCTCGTTCCCTCTTCGAGTCCGACGTGCCCAACCGCGGTGAGCTCCCGGGAGCCTGTTCGCACTACGTCATCGACAAGGACGGAACCATCCACGAGCTGGTGCCGCCCACCGTGATGTGTCGGCACACCGTGGGACTCAACCACCTCGCGATCGGCATCGAGTTCGTCCAGTCGTCCAGCGGGCACGACCCGCGCTGGGCGGTCCAGCAGGTGCTGCGCCGCAGGGCGCAGGTTGCCGCCGGCGTCGCCCTCGTCGAGGCCCTGCAGAGGCGGTTCTCGATCTCGGACGAGAGCGTCATCGGACATGCGATGGCCAACGACGCCAAGGGGTTTCGCGACCTCGAGGGCTGGCGCAACGACCACCTCGACTGGCAGCGCCCGGAGGTCGTCCAGTTTCGTTCGATGCTGACGATGTCCCCGTGA
- a CDS encoding acyl-CoA desaturase: MTPATPSTLDQTLTVAPERKGGGEQVALALFIGIPFLALLAAIPVAWGWGLGWHDIVIAVVMYAIAGHGITVGYHRHFTHGSFKASRALKIALAIAGSMAIQGPVVRWVADHRRHHAFSDRDGDPHSPWRYGETIPALAKGLWWAHTGWLFDVEQTPRSKYAPDLMADEDLRRIDRAFPLIVAGSMLLPAVVGGLWSMSWQGALTAFFWASLVRVSLLHHVTWSINSICHTIGERPFKSRDRSGNVWWLAVLSMGESWHNLHHADPTCARHGVEKGQVDSTARVIWAFERLGWATDVRWPVAKRIDARRISA; the protein is encoded by the coding sequence ATGACGCCCGCGACACCCTCGACGCTGGACCAGACCCTCACGGTCGCGCCCGAGAGGAAGGGCGGTGGCGAACAGGTCGCGTTGGCCCTCTTCATCGGCATCCCCTTCCTCGCCCTGCTCGCAGCCATCCCGGTCGCCTGGGGATGGGGACTGGGCTGGCACGACATCGTGATCGCGGTGGTCATGTACGCGATCGCGGGTCACGGCATCACCGTCGGGTACCACCGCCACTTCACGCACGGCTCGTTCAAGGCCAGCCGCGCCCTGAAGATCGCCCTCGCCATCGCAGGGTCCATGGCCATCCAGGGACCGGTTGTCCGCTGGGTCGCCGACCACCGCCGCCACCACGCGTTCTCCGACCGGGACGGCGACCCGCACAGCCCCTGGCGCTATGGCGAGACGATCCCGGCGCTGGCCAAGGGCCTCTGGTGGGCCCACACGGGCTGGCTCTTCGACGTGGAGCAGACCCCGCGCAGCAAGTACGCACCCGACCTCATGGCCGACGAGGACCTGCGCAGGATCGACCGCGCCTTCCCGCTCATCGTCGCCGGCTCGATGCTGCTGCCCGCGGTGGTAGGCGGCCTCTGGTCGATGAGCTGGCAGGGCGCGCTGACGGCGTTCTTCTGGGCCTCCCTGGTCCGGGTCTCCCTGCTGCACCACGTCACCTGGTCGATCAACTCGATCTGCCACACCATCGGCGAACGACCGTTCAAGAGCCGTGACCGGTCCGGCAACGTCTGGTGGCTGGCCGTCCTGTCGATGGGCGAGTCGTGGCACAACCTGCACCATGCCGACCCGACCTGTGCACGCCACGGCGTCGAGAAGGGACAGGTCGACTCGACGGCGCGGGTGATCTGGGCGTTCGAGCGACTCGGCTGGGCCACGGACGTCAGGTGGCCGGTGGCCAAGCGCATCGACGCGCGACGCATCAGCGCCTGA